A stretch of the Amycolatopsis sp. BJA-103 genome encodes the following:
- a CDS encoding DUF3558 family protein, with translation MRNIRLTITAAAGIVVGIFLAGCNNSNGGTPQPAPPNSQSPGTTASNSPQGAFGDLKACDLFQPVTESQGFEAPKEVKFESDNGCQARKSGVGTASMYLVNAGIDKLEDLGGTRSTASIAGKDSVIIAGAGGSSSCFIGMAVGASARATVSMTLASGSNEEACADARSIAEQLAPKLPRGN, from the coding sequence ATGCGCAATATCCGCCTAACGATCACCGCCGCAGCGGGCATAGTCGTCGGTATTTTCCTGGCAGGCTGCAACAACAGCAATGGCGGGACGCCGCAGCCGGCGCCGCCCAACTCGCAGTCACCTGGCACAACAGCGTCCAATTCACCCCAGGGCGCCTTCGGCGACCTCAAGGCGTGCGATCTCTTCCAACCAGTCACCGAATCCCAGGGCTTCGAGGCTCCCAAAGAAGTGAAATTCGAAAGCGACAATGGATGCCAGGCCCGGAAGTCCGGGGTGGGAACCGCGAGCATGTATCTCGTCAACGCTGGGATCGACAAGCTTGAAGATCTCGGCGGCACCAGAAGCACGGCGAGTATCGCCGGCAAGGATTCGGTCATCATCGCGGGCGCCGGCGGCAGCAGCAGCTGCTTCATTGGAATGGCAGTCGGGGCAAGCGCACGAGCGACCGTGAGCATGACGCTCGCAAGCGGGTCCAACGAAGAAGCCTGTGCGGATGCGCGGTCCATTGCCGAGCAGCTCGCGCCCAAGCTGCCCAGAGGGAACTGA
- a CDS encoding MFS transporter, which translates to MAEEALSASHQEKGEPAEAPPEQIRKAVAGAAMGNCIEWYDFGVFGFMPAILGQVFFNASSTSEGALATFAVLAITFIVRPFGSFVFGPLGDKIGRQKVLALTIILMSGSTFVIGLLPSYATIGPAAAVALILLRMIQGFSAGGEYGGAATFIAEYAPARRRGFWGSWLEFGTLVGFAMGAGFVTIFTVVLGDDAMREWGWRLPFLIAGPLGIVGLYLRNKLEDTPLFQEIEKKQQVEKSPLKALLKKHWTSILHLIGIVVMLNVADYIVITYLETYLKDVVGFSGHTPLLIILATIALMLILIVPVGILSDRIGRKPILIASCASFLVLPIPAFSLMGAAADDQNAWQLMLGLVMIAVPLVLILAVLAATLPAMFPTQERYGGFSIGYSVSTAAFGGTASYVIGSLVDKTGDNLWPAYYLMGAAAIAAIPILLLPETAGVSLRGIVNSRIARRRKPESVSPGGASELPAS; encoded by the coding sequence ATGGCCGAAGAGGCGCTGAGCGCGTCACATCAGGAAAAAGGGGAACCCGCGGAGGCCCCACCTGAGCAGATCAGAAAGGCCGTCGCCGGAGCGGCGATGGGTAACTGCATCGAATGGTACGACTTCGGTGTTTTCGGCTTCATGCCCGCCATCCTGGGGCAAGTTTTCTTCAACGCTTCCAGCACTTCCGAAGGCGCGCTGGCGACCTTCGCGGTGCTGGCGATCACCTTCATCGTGCGGCCCTTCGGCAGCTTCGTGTTCGGTCCGCTGGGGGACAAGATCGGGCGCCAGAAGGTCCTCGCGCTGACGATCATCCTGATGTCGGGCTCGACGTTCGTCATCGGCCTGCTGCCGTCCTACGCCACGATCGGACCCGCCGCGGCGGTCGCGCTGATCCTGTTGCGCATGATCCAGGGCTTCTCGGCGGGTGGTGAGTACGGCGGGGCGGCGACGTTCATCGCCGAATACGCCCCCGCCCGGCGCCGGGGTTTCTGGGGCAGCTGGCTGGAGTTCGGCACGCTCGTCGGGTTCGCGATGGGTGCCGGCTTCGTCACGATCTTCACCGTGGTCCTCGGCGACGACGCCATGCGCGAATGGGGCTGGCGCCTGCCGTTCCTGATCGCCGGACCACTCGGCATCGTGGGTCTCTACCTGCGGAACAAGCTGGAGGACACTCCGCTGTTCCAGGAGATCGAGAAGAAGCAGCAGGTCGAGAAGTCGCCGCTGAAGGCCCTGCTCAAGAAGCACTGGACGTCGATCCTGCACCTGATCGGCATCGTGGTGATGCTGAACGTCGCCGACTACATCGTGATCACCTACCTGGAGACCTATCTCAAGGACGTGGTCGGGTTCAGCGGGCATACGCCGTTGCTGATCATCCTGGCGACCATCGCGCTGATGCTGATCCTGATCGTGCCGGTCGGCATACTGTCCGACCGGATCGGGCGAAAACCCATCCTGATCGCGAGTTGCGCGAGTTTCCTGGTGCTGCCGATCCCGGCGTTCTCGCTGATGGGCGCGGCCGCGGACGACCAGAACGCCTGGCAGCTCATGCTCGGCCTGGTGATGATCGCGGTGCCGCTGGTGCTGATCCTGGCGGTGCTGGCGGCGACGCTGCCGGCGATGTTCCCGACGCAGGAGCGCTACGGCGGCTTCTCCATCGGGTACAGCGTCTCCACCGCCGCCTTCGGTGGCACGGCGTCGTACGTCATCGGCAGCCTGGTGGACAAGACCGGCGACAACCTGTGGCCCGCGTACTACCTGATGGGCGCGGCGGCGATCGCGGCCATTCCGATCCTGCTGCTGCCGGAAACCGCCGGAGTCTCGTTGCGCGGCATCGTGAATTCGCGGATCGCGCGACGCCGGAAGCCGGAATCGGTCAGTCCCGGCGGTGCCTCGGAGCTACCGGCGAGTTAA
- a CDS encoding PPE domain-containing protein gives MAENTGQDNFESVLSADGKAHRTYEGKRYAETYDETNRGPGGNDLTARLTAEQKAGQYSGEQAAALTQGQEFRAGLGPSGQRYEGNSHGDLIGMVTDNLSAEKIDQKGEIWNNQGNALNTFSSALSSAANKEGAHWQGPSAEAAHGFFKNLGKWADTAGDGAYLASNRFSQSAAAATTAKNSMPEEVPFDRNTEYKNAMQQLSTGNFAGAVETVGNISAKQEQSFQAHQQAAQVMHTYDQSLFDVNSKQPTFAPPPEMGDSTTASGFSGGTEVKGFSGGPGQGPGPGGPGPGYSGGPGPTSGPGPGITTGGGHTGVPGPGQSLSGPPGSFRPGPTPGLAAMNGPGPSGLGRLGSEQYRGKPGRTTGGPGGSAASRLTGGGSGGGFGRNGGSGNVAERLAGGKVSAGEAEKLAGKGGGSGAGKLPEERVTRGGAAASGKSGGQGPMGAGAPGGKGQKEEDKEKKAPDYLQEEDADVLFGGYDGDMKPVPPVIGEKSP, from the coding sequence ATGGCGGAGAACACCGGTCAGGACAACTTCGAGTCAGTGCTGAGCGCCGACGGCAAGGCCCACCGCACGTACGAGGGCAAGCGCTACGCGGAGACCTACGACGAGACCAACCGGGGTCCCGGTGGCAACGACCTCACCGCGCGGCTGACGGCGGAGCAGAAGGCCGGCCAGTATTCGGGCGAGCAGGCCGCGGCTCTCACCCAGGGACAGGAGTTCCGGGCCGGGCTCGGGCCGTCGGGTCAGCGGTACGAGGGCAACTCGCACGGCGACCTGATCGGCATGGTGACCGACAATCTCTCCGCCGAGAAGATCGATCAAAAGGGCGAGATCTGGAACAACCAGGGCAACGCACTGAACACCTTCAGCAGCGCCCTCTCCTCCGCCGCCAACAAGGAGGGCGCTCACTGGCAGGGGCCCTCCGCGGAGGCCGCGCACGGGTTCTTCAAGAACCTGGGCAAGTGGGCCGACACCGCGGGCGACGGCGCGTACCTCGCGTCCAACCGCTTCTCCCAGTCGGCCGCCGCGGCCACCACCGCGAAGAACTCCATGCCCGAAGAGGTCCCCTTCGATCGCAACACCGAGTACAAGAACGCGATGCAGCAGCTCTCGACCGGGAACTTCGCGGGCGCGGTGGAGACGGTCGGCAACATCTCGGCCAAGCAGGAGCAGTCGTTCCAGGCGCATCAGCAGGCCGCGCAAGTGATGCACACCTACGACCAGTCGCTCTTCGACGTCAATTCCAAGCAGCCCACCTTCGCCCCGCCGCCGGAAATGGGCGATTCGACGACGGCGTCCGGGTTTTCCGGGGGCACCGAGGTCAAGGGCTTCAGCGGAGGGCCAGGACAAGGCCCCGGACCCGGGGGACCCGGTCCGGGTTACTCGGGCGGACCAGGACCGACGTCGGGGCCGGGGCCGGGGATCACGACGGGCGGCGGGCACACCGGGGTTCCGGGGCCGGGGCAGTCGCTCAGCGGGCCGCCCGGGTCGTTCCGGCCAGGGCCGACGCCGGGGTTGGCGGCCATGAACGGTCCTGGTCCCAGCGGTCTCGGACGGCTGGGCAGCGAGCAGTACCGCGGCAAGCCGGGCCGGACGACGGGCGGGCCTGGCGGCAGCGCGGCGAGCCGGTTGACCGGTGGCGGTAGCGGTGGCGGCTTCGGGCGCAACGGCGGGTCGGGCAACGTCGCCGAGCGGCTCGCGGGCGGCAAGGTGTCGGCCGGCGAGGCCGAGAAGCTGGCGGGCAAGGGCGGCGGGTCCGGGGCGGGCAAGCTCCCCGAGGAGCGGGTGACGCGGGGTGGCGCGGCCGCGTCGGGCAAGAGCGGCGGCCAGGGGCCGATGGGCGCCGGTGCTCCCGGCGGCAAGGGGCAGAAGGAAGAGGACAAGGAAAAGAAGGCCCCGGACTACCTGCAGGAAGAGGACGCCGACGTCTTGTTCGGCGGCTACGACGGCGACATGAAGCCGGTGCCGCCGGTGATCGGCGAGAAGTCCCCCTGA
- a CDS encoding glutamate ABC transporter substrate-binding protein: MRNGLRAAVLGAVLVLATACGSAGAPVDPAPVGEVAPPLPANVGGADNAGGGGTADTSCNPLASLRPTNGTSITSGSTMAKIKENGKLIAGVDQTTFLFGFRNPTSGQLEGFDIDMVNEVAKAIFGSAEGRVQFRAIPSKLREEVLQKKQVDIVVRTYSITCSRLQKVGFSTAYYKAGQRILVEAGSKVAQLSDLAGRRVCATKTSTSLLKIAADPSKPVPVSVDNWSDCLVMLQQKQVEAVSTDDVILAGMLAQDPTLKIVGDRFTEENYGIGVPKENEDMVRYVNAVLENVRGGAWQTSYAKWIGNKLDGGTPPSAQYK, from the coding sequence ATGCGGAACGGTCTGCGGGCGGCCGTGCTCGGCGCCGTCTTGGTGCTGGCGACGGCTTGTGGCAGCGCGGGGGCACCGGTCGACCCGGCCCCGGTCGGCGAGGTCGCGCCGCCGTTGCCCGCGAACGTCGGCGGTGCCGACAACGCCGGCGGCGGCGGGACGGCCGACACGAGCTGCAACCCGCTCGCGAGTCTGCGGCCGACCAACGGCACGTCGATCACCAGCGGATCGACGATGGCGAAGATCAAGGAGAACGGCAAACTGATCGCCGGCGTCGACCAGACGACGTTCCTGTTCGGTTTCCGCAATCCGACGTCGGGCCAGCTCGAAGGTTTCGACATCGACATGGTCAACGAAGTCGCGAAGGCGATCTTCGGCAGCGCGGAAGGCCGGGTGCAGTTCCGGGCGATCCCGTCGAAACTGCGGGAAGAGGTACTCCAGAAGAAGCAGGTCGACATCGTGGTGCGGACTTACAGCATCACCTGCAGCCGACTTCAGAAGGTCGGCTTCTCGACGGCGTACTACAAGGCGGGGCAACGGATCCTGGTCGAAGCGGGCTCGAAGGTCGCCCAGCTCTCGGACCTCGCCGGACGCCGGGTCTGCGCGACCAAGACGTCGACCTCGCTGCTGAAGATCGCGGCGGATCCCTCGAAGCCGGTGCCGGTCTCCGTGGACAACTGGTCGGACTGCCTGGTGATGCTGCAGCAGAAGCAGGTCGAGGCCGTTTCGACGGACGACGTCATCCTCGCCGGGATGCTCGCGCAGGACCCGACGCTGAAGATCGTGGGGGACCGGTTCACCGAGGAGAACTACGGCATCGGTGTCCCGAAGGAGAACGAGGACATGGTGCGGTACGTGAACGCCGTGCTGGAGAACGTGCGCGGTGGCGCGTGGCAGACGAGCTACGCGAAGTGGATCGGCAACAAACTCGACGGCGGGACGCCGCCCTCGGCGCAGTACAAGTGA
- a CDS encoding sensor histidine kinase, giving the protein MGKRERPLLPDTIAPSWLVVQLLGTAAVVVVLLTARESSAWIWTAYGVCGACWLGFVAASPRFPRVATVLLAVSSVAPSIALGWAEDSSAIVLAVVTVSRFATLTEPSVAAILGVVGLDASLAAVTGLVAGASAPLVFGNVGVLLVLMLLGLNRRQYEVQAAQAAALLEQTKLAQSEHARAAALDERTRIAREIHDVLAHSLGALGIHLEVAEALLAEKSDVDGALGRVRLSRRLAADGLAEARDAVAALRSDVPSLAEALRLLADAHHDGCPSRQRAMSGHCRPPRWSRWSGSRGRR; this is encoded by the coding sequence ATGGGGAAACGGGAAAGGCCGCTCCTGCCCGACACGATCGCGCCGAGCTGGCTGGTCGTCCAGCTGCTCGGCACGGCCGCGGTCGTGGTGGTGCTGCTGACCGCGCGCGAGTCCAGTGCCTGGATCTGGACGGCGTACGGCGTTTGCGGGGCCTGCTGGCTGGGCTTCGTGGCGGCCTCCCCGCGGTTCCCCCGGGTGGCGACCGTCCTGCTCGCGGTGTCGAGCGTCGCGCCGTCGATCGCGCTCGGCTGGGCGGAGGACTCCTCCGCCATCGTGCTCGCGGTGGTCACGGTCAGCCGGTTCGCCACCCTGACCGAGCCGTCGGTGGCCGCCATCTTGGGGGTGGTGGGGCTCGACGCGAGCCTCGCGGCGGTCACCGGCCTGGTCGCGGGCGCGTCCGCGCCGCTGGTGTTCGGCAACGTCGGGGTGCTGCTCGTGCTGATGCTGCTGGGGCTGAACCGGCGGCAGTACGAGGTGCAGGCGGCGCAGGCGGCCGCGCTGCTGGAGCAGACCAAGCTGGCGCAGAGCGAACACGCGCGGGCCGCCGCGCTCGACGAGCGCACCCGGATCGCCAGGGAGATCCACGACGTCCTCGCGCATTCGCTGGGGGCGCTGGGGATCCACCTGGAGGTCGCCGAGGCGCTGCTGGCCGAGAAGTCCGATGTGGACGGTGCGCTCGGCAGAGTGCGGCTGTCACGGCGGCTGGCCGCGGACGGGCTCGCCGAGGCACGCGACGCCGTCGCCGCCCTGCGCAGCGACGTCCCGTCGCTTGCCGAAGCCTTGCGGCTGCTGGCGGACGCGCATCACGACGGGTGTCCTTCGAGGCAACGGGCGATGAGCGGCCACTGCCGTCCGCCGCGGTGGTCTCGCTGGTCGGGGTCGCGCGGGAGGCGTTGA
- a CDS encoding response regulator, translated as MIRVVVVDDQQVMREGLVALLGLIDGVEVAGSAGDGRQALDLLGTTAADVVLMDLRMPVLDGVAATRLLKRDHPDVAVVVLTTYADDASIADAVRAGARGYLTKDAGRAEIGAAVRSAANGQAVFAAEVSDRLAAALDARTVTRAKTELPDGLTTREAEVLGLIARGLSNPEIAAELFIGDATVKSHINHAFAKIGVRNRAEAVRYGLEKGL; from the coding sequence GTGATCCGGGTGGTCGTCGTCGATGACCAGCAGGTCATGCGCGAAGGGCTCGTCGCGTTGCTCGGGCTGATCGACGGCGTCGAGGTCGCGGGCTCCGCGGGCGACGGGCGGCAGGCGCTCGATCTGCTCGGCACCACCGCGGCCGACGTCGTGCTGATGGATCTGCGGATGCCCGTCCTGGACGGGGTGGCCGCGACCCGCTTGCTCAAACGAGATCACCCGGACGTCGCGGTCGTGGTCCTGACGACGTACGCGGACGACGCTTCGATCGCCGACGCGGTGCGCGCCGGGGCACGCGGCTACCTGACCAAGGACGCGGGCCGCGCCGAGATCGGGGCGGCCGTCCGCTCCGCCGCCAACGGGCAGGCCGTCTTCGCCGCCGAAGTCTCCGACAGGCTCGCCGCCGCGCTCGACGCGAGAACGGTCACCCGGGCCAAGACCGAACTCCCGGACGGGCTCACCACGCGCGAGGCGGAAGTGCTCGGCCTCATCGCGCGCGGGTTGTCGAATCCGGAAATCGCCGCCGAGTTGTTCATCGGCGACGCCACCGTGAAAAGCCATATCAACCACGCTTTCGCGAAGATCGGTGTGCGCAATCGTGCGGAGGCCGTGCGCTACGGCCTGGAAAAAGGCCTCTGA
- a CDS encoding sensor histidine kinase produces MVSLVGVAREALTNAAKHAPGRPVSLLLRFTPSEVRLRVWNGLGDTVRSEDTGGFGLTGMGERLALAGGTLTAGPDGGRWTVEAVVRT; encoded by the coding sequence GTGGTCTCGCTGGTCGGGGTCGCGCGGGAGGCGTTGACCAACGCGGCCAAGCACGCCCCTGGGCGGCCGGTGTCGCTCCTGCTGCGCTTCACCCCATCGGAGGTCCGCTTGCGCGTGTGGAACGGCCTCGGCGACACCGTCCGCTCGGAGGACACCGGCGGGTTCGGCCTCACCGGGATGGGGGAGCGGCTCGCGCTCGCCGGTGGCACGCTGACCGCGGGCCCGGACGGCGGGCGCTGGACGGTGGAGGCGGTGGTGAGGACGTGA
- a CDS encoding PaaI family thioesterase, translated as MSRISQPWPPVEVEPATVHPEAPQPGSHLGIHFGECFGCGDEIEAGLHLHSTVGEGTTVYSKFTVTSAHQGAPGLAHGGLLACAFDEALGATVGNLLRRPAVTGKLETDFLRPVPVGSTLYIAAKLDGIAGRKIYVSADGRLDAEDGPVALRARALFVRVEFEHFSKHGDPEALQKLAAAHEKAERAREWDINP; from the coding sequence ATGAGCCGTATCTCTCAGCCGTGGCCGCCGGTCGAAGTCGAACCGGCGACCGTCCACCCGGAAGCCCCTCAGCCGGGCAGCCACCTGGGCATCCACTTCGGTGAGTGTTTCGGGTGCGGCGACGAGATCGAGGCCGGGCTCCACCTGCATTCGACGGTGGGCGAAGGAACGACGGTGTACTCCAAGTTCACCGTCACCTCCGCCCACCAGGGTGCGCCCGGCCTCGCCCATGGCGGCCTGCTGGCTTGCGCCTTCGACGAGGCGCTCGGCGCGACCGTCGGCAACCTGCTGCGTCGTCCCGCCGTCACCGGGAAGCTGGAGACGGACTTCCTGCGGCCGGTCCCGGTCGGCTCGACCCTTTACATCGCCGCGAAACTGGACGGCATCGCCGGCCGGAAGATCTACGTGAGCGCCGACGGACGGCTCGACGCCGAAGACGGCCCGGTCGCGCTGCGCGCGCGGGCGTTGTTCGTGCGGGTCGAGTTCGAGCACTTCAGCAAGCACGGGGATCCCGAGGCGCTGCAAAAGCTCGCCGCCGCGCACGAGAAGGCCGAACGCGCACGCGAGTGGGACATCAACCCCTGA
- a CDS encoding serine/threonine-protein kinase — protein sequence MSEEPRRPRHAAPDDTKPDQEAESASWTPPAPVRWETPEPSISGRLDSSEPPKRKAAPETDAERTIFHAPVQQRPQTPPRGQQRPIPGAEDPTRPPGEMAPVSPQTQVVRPAWQAPADAPQPTSVLSSPTPETQSIMPPAPRVDPGPGQLPDPGTESVLPERSSESHGTGTGTGTGSGSRGTGTGTGSFPGTARRTSSRTSRRGRLGAGLVDVPQVPYRDPASAVLDNPMVSEEKRFCGNCSAKVGRGKDGRPGSPEGNCEKCGNPFSFVPKLRPNEIVGGQYEVLGALAYGGLGWIYLAQDHNVSDRWVVLKGLIDTGDATAMAAAANEQRFLAEVEHPNIVKIHNFVQHPDGDTGNSVGYIVMEYVGGQSLRQLALAHHRETKRPEPLPIGQVIAYGLEILPAMGYLHSQNLLYCDLKPDNVIQTHEQLKLIDLGAVRRIDDYESPLFFTTGYSAPELATHGASVASDLYTVGRTLAVLSFEFSGYTSKYKATLPGPDVVPLFALFGSYYRFLRRATHTDPDRRFIAAEEMGDQLTGVLREIMALGTGKPRPGASTVFGPETRTFGVDLVVPEHGGSVPLPDPGEVVSGLPIPQVDTDDPAAGMLASTVALDPAGAIDSLAGAPRESIEVRLRIVRARIELGELVEAQRQLQAGQYLAIKAGFPHDWRIDWYRGLIELAGGRSRVAHVAFEAVYDDLPGEIAPKLALAVSAEGVGDYFGAARYYELVWRTDRSYVSAAFGLARVYLAQGARASAIEVLEAVPASSTHYVAAQVAAIKIKTRINGGGKDPVQVSERDLVDASTRLERLQLDAERRTRLSAEVLEAAHGWLNSQNRPTPGAKVLGCALDERDLRFGLERCYRTLARLAGTVDQRVELVDKANAIRPRTLT from the coding sequence GTGTCGGAAGAGCCGCGCCGTCCTCGGCACGCAGCGCCGGACGACACCAAGCCGGACCAAGAGGCCGAGTCCGCGTCCTGGACGCCGCCGGCACCGGTCCGCTGGGAGACGCCTGAACCGTCGATTTCCGGCAGGCTCGATTCCTCCGAGCCGCCGAAGCGGAAAGCCGCGCCTGAGACGGACGCCGAGCGCACGATCTTCCACGCGCCGGTCCAGCAGCGTCCGCAGACCCCGCCGCGCGGCCAGCAGCGGCCGATCCCCGGCGCCGAGGACCCGACGCGCCCGCCGGGGGAGATGGCCCCGGTGAGCCCGCAGACCCAGGTCGTCCGACCCGCGTGGCAGGCGCCCGCGGACGCGCCGCAGCCGACCAGCGTGCTCTCGTCGCCCACCCCGGAGACGCAGAGCATCATGCCGCCGGCGCCGCGCGTCGACCCCGGCCCCGGGCAGCTGCCGGACCCGGGCACGGAAAGCGTCCTCCCCGAACGGTCCAGCGAAAGCCACGGAACCGGGACCGGCACGGGGACCGGATCGGGCAGCCGGGGGACCGGCACCGGCACGGGGTCGTTCCCCGGCACCGCACGCCGGACGTCGTCGCGCACGTCTCGCCGCGGCCGTCTGGGCGCGGGACTCGTCGACGTCCCGCAGGTGCCGTACCGCGACCCGGCATCCGCCGTCCTCGACAACCCGATGGTGTCGGAGGAGAAGCGCTTCTGCGGCAACTGCAGCGCCAAGGTCGGCCGAGGCAAGGACGGCCGGCCCGGTTCGCCCGAGGGCAACTGCGAGAAGTGCGGGAACCCGTTCTCCTTCGTCCCGAAGCTGCGCCCGAACGAGATCGTCGGCGGCCAGTACGAGGTGCTCGGCGCGCTCGCGTACGGCGGGCTCGGCTGGATTTACCTCGCGCAGGACCACAACGTCAGCGACCGCTGGGTGGTGCTCAAGGGCCTGATCGACACCGGTGACGCCACCGCGATGGCCGCCGCCGCCAACGAGCAGCGGTTCCTCGCCGAGGTCGAGCACCCGAACATCGTCAAGATCCACAACTTCGTGCAGCATCCGGACGGCGACACCGGCAACTCGGTCGGCTACATCGTCATGGAGTACGTCGGAGGCCAGTCGCTGCGCCAGCTCGCCCTCGCGCACCACCGCGAGACGAAGCGCCCGGAGCCGCTGCCGATCGGCCAGGTGATCGCCTACGGGCTCGAGATCCTGCCCGCCATGGGCTACCTGCACAGCCAGAACCTGCTGTACTGCGACCTCAAGCCCGACAACGTGATCCAGACGCACGAACAGCTCAAGCTGATCGACCTCGGCGCGGTCCGCCGCATCGACGACTACGAGAGCCCGCTGTTCTTCACCACCGGCTACAGCGCTCCCGAACTGGCGACCCACGGCGCTTCGGTGGCATCGGATCTGTACACGGTCGGCCGCACGCTCGCCGTCCTCAGCTTCGAATTCTCCGGGTACACCAGCAAGTACAAGGCGACCCTGCCCGGCCCGGACGTCGTCCCGCTGTTCGCGCTCTTCGGTTCGTACTACCGCTTCCTGAGGCGCGCGACGCACACCGACCCGGACCGCCGGTTCATCGCGGCCGAGGAGATGGGCGACCAGCTGACCGGCGTGCTCCGCGAGATCATGGCGCTGGGCACCGGGAAGCCGCGCCCCGGCGCGTCGACCGTCTTCGGCCCGGAGACCCGCACGTTCGGCGTCGACCTGGTCGTCCCCGAGCACGGCGGGAGCGTGCCGCTGCCGGATCCCGGCGAAGTGGTCTCGGGCCTGCCGATCCCGCAGGTCGACACGGACGACCCGGCGGCGGGCATGCTCGCGTCGACCGTCGCGCTCGATCCCGCGGGCGCGATCGACTCACTGGCCGGGGCGCCGCGCGAGTCGATCGAGGTCCGGTTGCGCATCGTCCGCGCCCGCATCGAGCTCGGTGAGCTGGTCGAGGCGCAGCGGCAGTTGCAGGCCGGGCAGTACCTCGCGATCAAGGCCGGGTTCCCGCACGACTGGCGGATCGACTGGTACCGCGGCCTGATCGAGCTCGCGGGCGGCCGCTCCCGCGTCGCGCACGTCGCGTTCGAGGCGGTGTACGACGACCTTCCCGGCGAGATCGCGCCGAAGCTGGCCTTGGCCGTCAGCGCGGAGGGCGTCGGGGACTACTTCGGCGCCGCGCGCTACTACGAGCTGGTGTGGCGAACGGACCGGTCGTACGTCAGCGCGGCCTTCGGGCTCGCTCGCGTTTATCTCGCGCAGGGCGCCCGCGCCAGCGCGATCGAGGTGCTGGAGGCCGTTCCGGCGTCGTCCACGCACTACGTCGCCGCGCAGGTGGCCGCGATCAAGATCAAGACCAGGATCAACGGCGGCGGCAAGGACCCGGTGCAGGTGTCCGAGCGGGATCTCGTCGACGCCTCGACGAGGCTCGAGCGTTTGCAGCTCGACGCCGAACGCCGCACGCGGTTGTCGGCGGAGGTTCTCGAGGCGGCGCACGGCTGGCTCAACTCGCAGAACCGGCCGACGCCGGGTGCGAAAGTGCTGGGCTGTGCCCTGGACGAGCGAGACCTGCGGTTCGGGCTCGAGCGCTGTTATCGGACCCTCGCCCGCCTGGCCGGGACCGTCGACCAGCGCGTCGAACTCGTCGACAAGGCCAACGCGATCCGCCCCAGGACGCTCACCTAG
- a CDS encoding ESX secretion-associated protein EspG, translated as MPASFSMSMAQLDVVLEELGLGRFVLPFEIPTVGTTVTERERHCAEVWADLADRGFAGGRELLRDYEQALRLWATGDFVVTLEAHEVEQNAEYLYRGCWDRRLGVVSQQRGFDILFETVYPEQVTAALLGNLPSLQPFPGRVTTSSTLPPSKRPDDPFDEDPGNLRLGAAGRFFEFPLARLGTIGVTLRDDRGKPQQKSVQWFDSVQGRFMLTTDRFPDGEVRRTFTPTSGSHLARWIHDLVEAARVGSA; from the coding sequence GTGCCTGCGTCATTTTCGATGTCGATGGCCCAGCTCGACGTCGTACTCGAAGAACTCGGGCTCGGCAGATTCGTGCTGCCGTTCGAAATCCCGACCGTCGGTACCACCGTCACCGAACGCGAGCGGCACTGCGCGGAAGTCTGGGCCGACCTGGCCGACCGAGGCTTCGCGGGCGGCCGCGAACTCCTGCGCGACTACGAGCAGGCGCTCCGGCTCTGGGCCACGGGGGACTTCGTCGTCACCCTGGAGGCGCACGAAGTCGAGCAGAACGCCGAATACCTCTATCGGGGTTGCTGGGACCGTCGTTTGGGCGTCGTGAGCCAGCAGCGCGGATTCGACATCCTCTTCGAGACGGTTTACCCCGAACAGGTCACCGCCGCCCTGCTCGGCAACTTGCCGTCACTGCAGCCGTTCCCCGGACGGGTGACGACTTCCAGCACCCTTCCCCCGTCCAAACGACCGGACGACCCGTTCGACGAGGACCCCGGCAATCTCCGGCTGGGCGCGGCAGGCCGGTTCTTCGAATTCCCGCTCGCGAGGCTCGGCACGATCGGCGTCACCCTGCGCGACGATCGGGGTAAACCGCAGCAGAAGAGCGTCCAGTGGTTCGACAGCGTCCAGGGCCGCTTCATGCTCACCACCGACCGCTTCCCCGACGGCGAAGTCCGCCGCACGTTCACCCCGACGAGCGGCTCTCACCTGGCACGATGGATCCACGACCTGGTCGAAGCCGCCCGCGTCGGCAGCGCGTGA